In Hirundo rustica isolate bHirRus1 chromosome 2, bHirRus1.pri.v3, whole genome shotgun sequence, one genomic interval encodes:
- the SIDT1 gene encoding SID1 transmembrane family member 1 isoform X2, whose protein sequence is MAPFNIAYELLVTRLENFQLETNKAFNFTASPSQPQYFLYRFPPDVDSVIINVVSDAAYPCSVVSVQDIVCPVYDLDHNVEFNGVYQSMTKQAAITVQRKDFPGEQFFVVFVIKPEDYACGGSVPSSIHGNVNRTWNLQRTKNLQVTIVPSIKKSVYVQAMFFSFLGFLSFYLGSVIVAFVHYIRVQRKASAGRLSPEHGSGMMTSSHPISASTPEGSSYGAIDESSSSGGHQLPSPERRPPAGSDTDSSVEEESDFDTMPEIESDKNIIRTKVFLYLSDLSRKDRRIVSKKYKIYFWNIITIAVFYALPVIQLVITYQTVVNVTGNQDICYYNFLCAHPLGVLSAFNNILSNVGHMMLGFLFLLIVLRRDILHRRAMEMKDIYTLDYGIPKHFGLFYAMGIALMMEGVLSACYHVCPNYSNFQFDTSFMYMIAGLCMLKLYQTRHPDINASAYSAYASFAVVISLAVLGVVFGKNDMWFWVVFSMIHVLGSLALSTQIYYMGRFKIDVGIFRRAVMVLYTDCIQQCSRPMYMDRMVLLIVGNLVNWSFAIFGLVYRPRDFASYILGIFICNLLLYLAFYIIMKLRSSEKLLPIPMFCIVATAVVWAAALYFFFQTLSSWEETPAESREKNRPCILLGFFDDHDVWHFLSAAALFFSFLVLLTLDDDLDTVRRDKIPVF, encoded by the exons ATGGCGCCGTTCAATATCGCATATGAGCTGCTAGTCACCAGGCTGGAGAACTTCCAACTTGA GACCAACAAAGCCTTTAACTTCActgccagcccttcccagccccag tATTTTCTGTACAGATTTCCTCCGGATGTCGATTCAGTCATTATTAATGTGGTGTCTGATGCAGCCTACCCATGCTCAGTTGTCTCTGTCCAGGATATTGTG TGCCCGGTGTATGACCTGGACCATAATGTGGAGTTCAATGGAGTTTATCAATCTATGACAAAGCAGGCAGCCATAACAGTGCAG AGAAAAGATTTCCCAGGTGAGCAGTTCTTCGTTGTGTTCGTCATCAAGCCAGAGGATTACGCCTGTGGGGGTTCTGTGCCTTCTTCAATTCATG GGAACGTCAACCGTACCTGGAACCTGCAGCGGACAAAGAACCTTCAAGTGACGATTGTGCCCTCCATTAAAA AGTCTGTTTATGTCCAGGCCATGTTCTTCAGCTTCCTGGGTTTCCTCTCCTTTTACCTGGGCTCAGTGATTGTTGCTTTTGTGCACTACATTAG GGTTCAGAGGAAGGCTTCAGCTGGGAGATTGAGTCCCGAGCATG GATCTGGGATGATGACTTCTTCACACCCCATCTCAGCCAGCACTCCTGAGGGAAGCAGCTACGGTGCTATTG ATGAGTCCAGCTCCAGCGGTGGCCATCAGCTGCCCTCCCCGGAGCGCAGGCCCCCGGCCGGTTCGGACACGGACAGCTCCGTGGAGGAGGAGAGCGACTTTGACACCATGCCGGAGATTGAGAGCGATAAGAACATCATCCGCACTAAG GTGTTCCTCTATCTATCAGACTTGTCCAGGAAAGACCGAAGGATTGTcagcaaaaaatacaaaatttatttctg GAACATCATCACCATTGCGGTGTTCTATGCCCTGCCGGTCATCCAGCTCGTCATCACTTACCAGACG GTAGTGAATGTGACGGGCAATCAGGACATCTGCTACTACAACTTCCTGTGTGCTCATCCCCTTGGCGTGCTGAG TGCCTTCAACAACATCCTCAGCAACGTGGGCCACATGATGCTgggctttcttttcctcctcattgTGTTGCGCAGGGACATCCTCCACCGTCGGGCCATGGAGATGAAAGATATCTACACCCTG GACTATGGGATCCCAAAGCATTTTGGTCTCTTTTATGCTATGGGCATTGCTCTGATGATGGAaggggtgctcagtgcctgtTACCACGTCTGCCCCAATTACTCCAATTTCCAGTTTG ACACCTCCTTCATGTACATGATCGCGGGACTGTGCATGCTCAAGCTCTACCAGACGCGGCACCCAGACATCAACGCCAGCGCCTACTCCGCCTATGCCTCCTTTGCTGTGGTGATCTCCCTGGCTGTCCTTGGAGTG GTGTTTGGGAAAAACGACATGTGGTTCTGGGTTGTTTTCTCAATGATCCACGTTTTGGGCTCGCTGGCTCTCAGCACCCAGATCTACTACATGGGTCGCTTCAAGATCG ACGTGGGCATATTTCGGCGAGCGGTGATGGTGCTGTACACGGACTGCATCCAGCAGTGCAGCCGACCAATGTACATG GACAGGATGGTGCTGCTCATTGTTGGGAACCTGGTCAACTGGTCCTT TGCTATCTTTGGGCTGGTGTATCGGCCCAGAGACTTCGCCTCCTACATACTGGGAATCTTCATCTGTAACCTGCTGCTGTATCTGGCCTTCTACATCATCATGAAG CTCCGCAGCTCTGAGAAGCTCCTGCCCATCCCCATGTTCTGCATCGTGGCCACAGCAGTGGTGTGGGCAGCTGCCCTCTACTTCTTCTTCCAGAccctcagcagctgggag GAGACTCCAGCAGAGTCCCGGGAGAAGAACCGGCCGTGCATCCTGCTGGGATTCTTCGATGACCACGATGTCTGGCACTTCCTCTCCGCAGCTGCCTTGTTCTTCTCCTTTCTG GTCCTGCTGACCCTGGATGATGACCTGGATACGGTGCGCAGGGACAAGATCCCGGTGTTCTGA